One region of Sphingomonas abietis genomic DNA includes:
- a CDS encoding carbohydrate porin, whose amino-acid sequence MPHTLHAPRARAAAMAKRMTDAARAFPLACRMPAAVRWRPFLVGGSVLVSWSATASASVAETVATNPPGIDDATPPAAVPPADRQPARFDIRSARKRLEDDGFKFQLNYTSEVAGNLTGGAHRDTTEAGQFVFGATVDTDKAFGWKGGTFQFTISRRRGVNLSDKAGLDTLFAPQEVYGRGSTFRLTEFYLRQNFGIVDVEAGRLTMSELFGTLPCEFENLSFCGNQPGDMVGDYWYNYPIGQWGAWAKIHPGSVYLAVGAYAYNPNDLKRGIALSHGGTQGVTTPVEFGWTPRLGPSGLPGLYRIGAWYSTAHGDDVLDGEDGRPIGISGLPAERRSGRYGGYVLLTQQLTGRFTIDANGTAHTTQGLKIQANFTQMDRRTARLNSQLALWTTFVGPIKARPLDEIGFAIGRNGLNRRATEETALETPGTKRPRAEYPMELFYAVRLAPWLSVSPNVQYIVDPGGYEQARNVAVLGLKTGLSL is encoded by the coding sequence ATGCCCCACACGCTCCACGCCCCCCGCGCCCGCGCCGCCGCCATGGCGAAGCGCATGACCGATGCCGCGCGCGCGTTCCCCCTCGCCTGCCGGATGCCCGCGGCGGTGCGGTGGCGGCCTTTCCTCGTCGGCGGCTCGGTGCTGGTATCATGGTCCGCCACCGCCTCCGCGTCCGTCGCGGAGACGGTCGCGACCAACCCGCCGGGCATCGATGACGCCACTCCGCCCGCGGCCGTGCCCCCGGCCGACCGCCAGCCGGCCCGGTTCGACATCCGCTCGGCGCGCAAGCGGCTGGAGGACGACGGCTTCAAGTTCCAGCTCAACTATACCAGCGAGGTTGCCGGCAACCTCACGGGCGGCGCGCACCGCGACACGACCGAGGCGGGCCAGTTCGTCTTCGGCGCCACCGTCGACACCGACAAGGCGTTCGGCTGGAAGGGCGGCACGTTCCAGTTCACGATCTCGCGCCGGCGCGGCGTCAATCTGAGCGACAAGGCCGGCCTGGACACGCTGTTCGCACCCCAAGAGGTCTATGGACGCGGCAGCACCTTCCGGCTGACCGAATTCTACCTGCGCCAGAATTTCGGCATCGTCGACGTCGAAGCGGGCCGCCTCACGATGAGCGAGCTGTTCGGCACATTGCCCTGCGAGTTCGAGAACCTGTCCTTTTGCGGCAATCAGCCGGGCGATATGGTCGGCGACTATTGGTATAATTATCCGATCGGCCAATGGGGTGCCTGGGCCAAGATCCATCCCGGATCGGTGTATCTGGCCGTCGGCGCCTATGCCTATAATCCGAACGACCTGAAGCGGGGCATCGCGCTCAGCCACGGCGGCACACAGGGCGTCACCACGCCCGTCGAGTTCGGATGGACGCCCCGGCTCGGGCCGAGCGGCCTGCCGGGTCTCTACCGGATCGGCGCCTGGTACAGCACCGCCCATGGCGACGACGTTCTGGACGGCGAGGACGGTCGGCCGATCGGGATCAGCGGCCTGCCTGCCGAGCGCCGGTCGGGCCGCTACGGGGGATATGTGCTGCTGACCCAGCAGTTGACCGGCCGTTTCACCATAGATGCGAACGGCACGGCGCACACCACGCAGGGCCTCAAGATCCAGGCGAACTTCACGCAGATGGATCGGCGGACGGCGCGGCTCAACAGCCAGCTCGCATTATGGACGACCTTCGTCGGCCCCATCAAGGCGCGACCGCTGGACGAGATCGGCTTCGCCATCGGCCGCAACGGGCTCAACCGCCGCGCGACCGAGGAGACCGCGCTGGAGACCCCGGGGACGAAGCGGCCCAGGGCCGAATATCCGATGGAGCTCTTCTATGCGGTGCGGCTCGCGCCCTGGCTCTCGGTCAGCCCCAACGTCCAGTATATCGTCGATCCCGGTGGCTATGAGCAGGCCAGGAACGTCGCCGTCCTCGGCCTCAAGACCGGCCTGAGCCTCTAA